Genomic window (Stenotrophomonas maltophilia):
GGCGCGCGGCGCAGGCCAGGGTCAGCTTGGCGTCGCGATCGGCGGCGTCTTCCACCAGCACCGGCGTCCCGTGATACCACGTGTGGAACGCGTGCGCCAATTCACGCAGGTACTGCGCCACCAGATGCGGTTCCAGCGCCACGCCGGCCGCCTCCACCACTTCCGGGTATCGCGAGATCTCGTTCATCAGCAGCAGCGAAGCGTCGTCGGCCAGACGGCCAAGGTTGGCCAGGCCGTTGCCCTGTTCGTACACCAGGCCCTTCTCCTGCGCCTGGCGCAGCAGGCTGCAGACGCGGGCGTGCGCATACTGCACGTAGAACACCGGGTTGTCGTTGCTCTGCTGGCGGGCCAGGTCGATGTCGAAGGTCAGCTGCGAATCGGGCTTGCGCGCGATCAGGAACCAACGGGTGGCATCGCGGCCGGCTTCCTCGATCAGGTCGCGCAGGGTGAAGTAGCTGCCGGCACGCTTGGACAGCTTCACTTCCTCGCCACCGCGCATGACCGTGACCATCTGGTGCAGCACGTATTCCGGCCAGCCCTGCGGGATGCCTACTTCCATCGCCTGCAGGCCGGCGCGAACACGCGCCAGCGAGCCGTGGTGGTCGGCGCCCAGTTCGGTGATCGCGCGCTCGTAGCCGCGCTGCCACTTGGACAGGTGGTAGGCCACGTCCGGCACGAAGTAGGTGAAGGTGCCGTCGGACTTGCGCATCACGCGGTCCTTGTCGTCACCGAAGTCGGTGCTGCGCAGCCACAGCGCGCCACCTTCCTCATAGGTGTGGCCGGACGCCTGCAGCTTGGCAACCGCTTCGGCGACCTTGCCGTCGGCGTACAACGAGCTTTCCAGGAAGTAGATGTCGAAGTCGACGCCGAACGCGGCCAGGTCCAGGTTCTGCTCGTTGCGCAGGTAGGCCACGGCGAAGCGGCGGATTGCCTGCATGTCGTCCGGGTCCTTGGCGCCGACCACGGTGCTGCCTTCCAGGTCGACGCTGGCGCCGGCCATGTAGGCGCGGGCGACGTCGGCGATGTATTCACCGCGGTAGCCACCTTCCGGCCAGCCATCCTGGTCCGGTGCGATGCCCTTGATCCGCGCCTGGGTGGACAGCGCCAGGTTCTCGATCTGTACGCCGGCGTCGTTGTAGTAGAACTCACGCTTGGCGTTCCAGCCGTTGGCATCGAGCACGCGGGCCACGCAGTCGCCAATCGCCGCCGCGCGGCCATGGCCGACATGCAGCGGGCCGGTCGGGTTGGCCGACACGTACTCCACGCCCACCGTGCGGCCATTGCCGGACAGGTTGCGACCGTAGTCGTGGGCTTCCTTGATGACCGAGGCGGCTTCGCGCTGATACGCGGCCGGGGCCAGGTGGAAGTTGATGAAGCCGGGGCCGGCGATCTCGACCTTGCTGACGTCCTCGCTGCGCGGCAGCGCCTCGACCAATGCCTGTGCCAGTGCGCGCGGATTGCTGCGCGCGGCCTTGGCCAGCAGCATCGCGGCGTTGGTGGCGAAGTCGCCGTGGTCGCGGGTCTTCGGGCGCTCGACCACGAAGTCCGGCGGCAGGGAGTCGGCGGGCAGGGTGCCATTGGCGCGCAAGGCTTCGATGCCTTGGCTGATCAGGGCGCGGAGGAGATTTTTCACGAGGCCTGCTGTGAGAATGAGCGGCGGAATCGCCCATTTTAGCGCAGATACCAGCGGCCACGCTGACCGAAACCTGCCTGTGGGGGCGGCCGATGGCGCCCGACGGGGCCGCGCTCAGCCGAACAGGCGTGGCTGGGGCGGGGACAGCAGGCCCCGTTCAGCAAACGAAACGGGGCGGCCTTCGCCGACCACGAAGTGGTCCAGCAGGCGCACGTCCACCATCGCCAGCGCCTGCTGCAGTTCGTCGGTGATGCGGGTATCGGCGCTGGAGGGTTCCGGGTCGCCGGAGGGGTGGTTGTGGCTGAGGATCACCGCCGCCGCGTTGTGCAGCAGGGCGCGCCGCACCACCTCGCGGGGGTAGACCGGCGCGGCGTTGATGGTGCCGTGGAACAGTTCCTCGCAGGCGATCAGGCGGTGGCGGTTGTCCAGGAACAGCGCCATGAAGATTTCCCGGGCCTGCCCGCGCAGGCGGTGCTGAAGGTAGCGGCCGACCGCGGCCGGGTTGTTGCCGACCGCTTCGCCGTGCTCCAGCTCCGCCGCCAGGTAGCGGTGGGCCAGTTCCAGCCCGGCGGCCAACGTACAGCTGCGCGCCGGGCCGAGCCCGGGCAAGCGGGCGAGCTCCCGTGCGGGGCGATCGAGAAGTACCCGCAACGGTCCATGCGCCTGCAGCAGGTCGCGCGCGGTCTGCACGGCATCGCGGCCACCGAACCCGGAGCCGAGGAACAACGCCAGCAGTTCGGCGTCGGAAAGTGACGTTGGCCCGCGCGCGATCAACTTCTCGCGGGGGCGTTCCTGTTCGGGCCAGTCGTGGATGGGCATGCCTGCATCATCGCCAGCCCGGACGGCGGCTCCCATCGGTGCACACCGCAGCACCGGGTCGGGCGATGCCTCACCCGCGCCGGGTCTGCAGGTAGTCGAACAGTTCCTGGTTGTTCTGCAGGCCCAGCTTGCGCTTGGCTTCGGCCTTCTGCCGGCTGATGGTCTTCGGGCTGCGCCCACAGCGCTCGGCGACTTCGTTCACGTTGAGCCCGGCCGCCAGCAGCTCCAGCACTTCCTGTTCGCGTGCCGACAGCGGCGACGGTTCGCGCGGAAACAGCAGGTCGCGCGCCTGCAGGTGGTGGCGCAGCTGCTGGGAGACGAAGACCTGCCCGGCCAGTGCGGCGTTCAGTGCCTGCGGCAGTTCGGCGAAATCGGCGCATTTGTCGACCAGCCCACTGATGCCCTCGCGCAGCAGTCCGTCCAGCAGGCCGGGATGGCGGGCGCCGGTCAGCACCACCACCGGCAGCCCGGGGTGACGCACGCGCAGCGCGTCGATCAGCTCCGGACCGTCCGGGCCGTCACCCGGCATCGACAGGTCGGTCAGCACAGCATCGCAGTCGTGGTGGTCCACCAGCTCCAGCAGCTGGGCGCCGTCACGTGCACTGCCGACGATGTCCATCAGGTGGGTCTGCAGCACGATACGGATGCCATGCAGGACCACGGGATGGTCGTCGGCAATGATGATGCGTGGATGCACGAGGCTCCTCGAAGGTCGAACAGGCCACGGCAGACGGCAGCCAATGCCTGATTCTGCAAAAGCGCAGACCCGTAGAGGTATAGGAAAGGTCCGAAACCGATGCCCGGCAAACCCCGGGTCAAGCACAGCGCGCTCCATCTGCTGATAGCTGTCAGCTATGTGCACCCTGCACCGGGACATTACCGACCATCGGGTAAGCTAGCGCCCTCGTTTGCACAGGAATTCCAGGTGGCTGACTCCCCCAACGCTTCCCCCGCGCCGGCCCGCGCGCTGGAAGGTCAGAAACTGCTGTTGTGCGTCGGCGGCGGGATCGCGGCGTACAAGGCGCTGGAACTGGTGCGGCGCCTGCGCGACGCCGGTGCCCAGGTGCAGGTGGCGATGACCGCCGGTGCCCAGCAGTTCGTCACTCCGCTCAGCTTCCAGGCGCTGTCCGGGCAGCCGACCCGCACCACGTTGTGGGACAGTGCCGCCGAACAGGCCATGGGCCACATCGAGCTGGCGCGCTGGGCCGACCGCATCGTGGTTGCCCCTGGTACCGCCGATCTGTTGGCTCGGCTGGCCCAGGGCCACGCCGATGACCTGGTCAGCACATTGTGCCTGGCCAGCACTGCGCCGTTGACGATCTGCCCGGCGATGAACCACCGCATGTGGCTGCATCCGGCCACCCAGGCCAACATCGCCCTGCTGCGCCAGCGCGGCGCGCAGGTGATCGGCCCGGTCGACGGTCCGCTGGCCGAAGGCGAGTCCGGTCCGGGGCGTCTGGCCGAACCGGGCGACATCGTGGCCGCGCTGGCCGCCAATGGCAGCAGCGCCGCGGCCGTTGCCGCGCCGGAAACCCGCGCGCTGCAGGGCCTGCGCCTGCTGATCAGCGCCGGCCCGACCTATGAAGACATCGATCCGGTGCGCTACGTCGGCAACCGCAGCAGCGGCAAGATGGGCTTTGCCCTGGCCGCGGCCGCCGCGACGATGGGCGCCCAGGTGGTGCTGGTCAGCGGCCCCGTACAGCTGCCGACGCCACCCGGCGTGCAGCGTGTGGACGTGCGCTCGGCCGCGCAGATGCGCGATGCCGTGCTGAAGTCGCTGCCGGCCGACATCTATATCGGTGCCGCAGCGGTGTCCGACTACACGCCACGCCAGGTGGCTCCGCAGAAGCTGAAGAAGACCGCCGAGAGCCAGTCGCTGGTGATCGAACTGGTGCGCACGCCGGACATCCTTGCCGAAGTTGCCGCGCAGACGCAGTCACTGAAGCTGGTGGT
Coding sequences:
- the radC gene encoding RadC family protein, translating into MPIHDWPEQERPREKLIARGPTSLSDAELLALFLGSGFGGRDAVQTARDLLQAHGPLRVLLDRPARELARLPGLGPARSCTLAAGLELAHRYLAAELEHGEAVGNNPAAVGRYLQHRLRGQAREIFMALFLDNRHRLIACEELFHGTINAAPVYPREVVRRALLHNAAAVILSHNHPSGDPEPSSADTRITDELQQALAMVDVRLLDHFVVGEGRPVSFAERGLLSPPQPRLFG
- the coaBC gene encoding bifunctional phosphopantothenoylcysteine decarboxylase/phosphopantothenate--cysteine ligase CoaBC, encoding MADSPNASPAPARALEGQKLLLCVGGGIAAYKALELVRRLRDAGAQVQVAMTAGAQQFVTPLSFQALSGQPTRTTLWDSAAEQAMGHIELARWADRIVVAPGTADLLARLAQGHADDLVSTLCLASTAPLTICPAMNHRMWLHPATQANIALLRQRGAQVIGPVDGPLAEGESGPGRLAEPGDIVAALAANGSSAAAVAAPETRALQGLRLLISAGPTYEDIDPVRYVGNRSSGKMGFALAAAAATMGAQVVLVSGPVQLPTPPGVQRVDVRSAAQMRDAVLKSLPADIYIGAAAVSDYTPRQVAPQKLKKTAESQSLVIELVRTPDILAEVAAQTQSLKLVVGFAAETHDVEKYARGKLVDKRLDLVIANQVGISGGGFESDNNAATAFWQDGEQVFPATSKRELAEQLLALIARRLQA
- a CDS encoding response regulator transcription factor — its product is MHPRIIIADDHPVVLHGIRIVLQTHLMDIVGSARDGAQLLELVDHHDCDAVLTDLSMPGDGPDGPELIDALRVRHPGLPVVVLTGARHPGLLDGLLREGISGLVDKCADFAELPQALNAALAGQVFVSQQLRHHLQARDLLFPREPSPLSAREQEVLELLAAGLNVNEVAERCGRSPKTISRQKAEAKRKLGLQNNQELFDYLQTRRG
- the argS gene encoding arginine--tRNA ligase; the encoded protein is MKNLLRALISQGIEALRANGTLPADSLPPDFVVERPKTRDHGDFATNAAMLLAKAARSNPRALAQALVEALPRSEDVSKVEIAGPGFINFHLAPAAYQREAASVIKEAHDYGRNLSGNGRTVGVEYVSANPTGPLHVGHGRAAAIGDCVARVLDANGWNAKREFYYNDAGVQIENLALSTQARIKGIAPDQDGWPEGGYRGEYIADVARAYMAGASVDLEGSTVVGAKDPDDMQAIRRFAVAYLRNEQNLDLAAFGVDFDIYFLESSLYADGKVAEAVAKLQASGHTYEEGGALWLRSTDFGDDKDRVMRKSDGTFTYFVPDVAYHLSKWQRGYERAITELGADHHGSLARVRAGLQAMEVGIPQGWPEYVLHQMVTVMRGGEEVKLSKRAGSYFTLRDLIEEAGRDATRWFLIARKPDSQLTFDIDLARQQSNDNPVFYVQYAHARVCSLLRQAQEKGLVYEQGNGLANLGRLADDASLLLMNEISRYPEVVEAAGVALEPHLVAQYLRELAHAFHTWYHGTPVLVEDAADRDAKLTLACAARQVLANGLELLGVSAPEKM